From the Aquirufa lenticrescens genome, the window GGCTGGAATGGGACATTAATATTTATTCTAAATAATTTTGATTATGCTGAAATTGACAAAAAATAGTGCTTTTGATAAAAACAACGTGCCTTTTGGATTATTTTTGGAGGAAGTTGCTGGAGTAGATTGGGGTATCACTACGGAAAGAGGATTTCGGGAGTTACTAATTTTTAATAGTTTTGAGCAAGTAGTTGCAGCGATAACTGTTCCCCGGAAAATTGATGAAAACTTAAATTTGGAATTACTCAACAAAACTACTGTTATAGGTAAGCATAACGTTGATGTCGGAGGTGATATCACTTTAACTTATGTGGTGCACAAGCATAAAGAAGGAGGTTTTAGTCTTTGGGAGCAGGAGGTAATGATTTTTTCATTTGATGATCTGAAAAAGTATTAGAGAGTTAAATTTATGAACAAATTTATTTTTCAATTTAAAATTGAATTATTTCAATTTGTGAATAAATTTCATTTAATCTCTTTCTAAGCGATTCATTATTATTTTTAAGTTCAGTTCTTGTATTTTCATTTGAGTTTTGAATTTCTAAAATATTTTTTAACGCTTTATCAGAATCTGAAATTGTATTAAATTTTGTTTCATTTAATTTTTTAAAATTTCTTGTATCGGTTTCATATAATTCTATTATTCTACTGTTGTTCTTATATATCATTCGTAGTGTTTCATCTTTTTCTATAATAATATTTGAAAATTTTATTACATTTTCTTTTTGGTTAGATATGTAAATTATTTTGTTGACTTCTTTATTATTCCATTTTCCGCCAGTCCAAACTTCTTTTACAAACAAAATGTAAGAGGGGTTTCTATCTATTATTTTTTTGAATTGAATTTTCAATTGTTTGACTAAACTATTTATAGCAAAATATTCATTGTTTAATTCATCGTAAGCTAATATACTTCCAGTTTGGAGTTTTCTCGCCTTGCAGACTGTTGTTATAAACATCTTATCCGTTCCGTTCATTTGAGATTTTATTTTGAAGTCAAGAGTTGATTAACTTTTTCAGCCAAGTTCTTTACAATTGATTGTATTGAATCAAATGTTGCTTCAGCAATAAATTTGTGAAGACGAGGATTTTCATTTTCAATTTTTGAAATTCGAGTGCATCTGTGCAATCCTTCATTTCGAATTAAACGTAAACTATCTATATTAAAGCCCTGTGATCCATTTTTTGAATTATAAAAAGTCCGATTGAAAGTAAATATTTTAGTAGCAATCGAAATATCATTTATATTTCGATGGTTATCTGTTCTTTTGAAATGGGTACCTTCAATCGACTCAAAATGGTATAGTAAATCTTCGATTTTCTGATATTTTTCGAAGTAATAATAGTTTAAAAGATTTTCAATTTGGTAAAATGCATTTACACTAAAATCAAATAATCTTTTGATGTGATCTTTTTCTTTGAGATCGTATCTTACATTTTCCATTCTCAAGTTATCTAATTCGAGGCGAGTTCTAAGGAGTTTATGAGGAATAAATGAATAGTCAATACTGCATTCTGGGCTAATTTCTAATAATTCAATAACTTTATTTGTGTCTTTTTTTATGTCTACAATCAATGAACTACCACCATTTGAGGTTTCTATTGTGGTTGGATTATTAAATTTTTCGTTTAACGATCTCCTTACCCATTCATTCCCAGGTTGATTAGCGATTTCAGTAACCAATTTGATTAATGATTCAATTTGTTCTTTTGTTGCCATACTAATTATTGCGGTTGATAGAATGCCATGGCATCATTAATTCCATTATTTAAAAGTAACTCTAAAGTTTTTTCGATGTGAGCTGAACGATCTTCCGTATGTATTTTGATAGTGGGTTTTAGTGTACGAAATCGATTATTCAACTTTACGTAGGTAATGTTATTTAGACCTTTCACCATACTTAAATAGTTTAATTTCCCTTCTAGCGTATTTCGTAATTCTGCTTTTTTTATTTTCGCTGTGGTATTGAGTAGTGGGCCATTTTCATTAAGGAAAATGTTATTTGCTTTCTCGTACCCGTATCGTTCCCATAAATTCAACCACATACGCAAATCTTTGATAAAACTTTTTTGAACGTTAACTTGGCCATGAACCAAAAGTCCTGTTACTTCTTTTTTATAACCATCTTTTTGTAATCGTGTCTTTTTTTCATTAATTCTGAAACCTTGATCTAATATAATTCTATATAGCTCTTTTTTGAATTCACTGTCAACTTGAAATACATTATGAAGCGAACTAAATGTGATATCATCAGCATATCGGCTATATAGTAATCCAAATCGCTTTGCCACTCCAGCGAGACGAAGATCTAGTTTTTGGCAAACAACATTACTCAATATCGGTGAGGTAGGTGCACCTTGTGGCAGTACATTTTTCTTTATTTTTTCAACCGAACCATCTGCAAGAATACTCTCTACTTCCATTTCTGTGCAACAGATTGCCGCCAACATATTGGCTAACTCTAATCTTGCAGCTTTTGGTATTCGATTAGTCGCTTTGAAATAATTAGAATCTATATCACTGATTACAAATTTCTTGTTTGGGTGTATTTTTTTTGATTGTTCAGGATATTTAATTTTGAACTCATCTATAGCAAATGTTTCAAATACCTTTGAGGTTGCTTGATTTAAATTAAATGGGGCTTGCTGCAAACATTTCCATACGCGTGCTTGGTCGACACTTGGAAAAAAGTCTTTTAAATCAATATTTAATACATAATACGAATTAATATGTAATTGCGCATTATGTACAATTGATCTTTCTTTTGTGAATCCCATGGTTGATTTGTGTGGCTCGAAAATGCATTGGAATACGAACGCAATTGAACGCTGAACAGCTTTCAATCCTTTCTTGGGAGCATAAATTGTTCTTGTTCCTCCAGATTTTTTTGCAATGGTAAACTCTTGATATTGATGGAAAAATTTCCACTTATGATCAATCGTTCTTTTGGGGTTACAGTAAAATGTGATGTCTTTTAACTTGAAAGGAATTACTTTTTCTCCGTAAATTATGGACTTTGAGAAATTCAATAAATCGAGCAAATCTTCAGTTGTTTGCATTGCTGAAAATTTTGTTTTGATCGAATCGATTTGCTCTTTAGTAGGCTTCATAGTTGAGAATAGCCTTTGAAGTCTGCCGTGAAATTCTTTGTATATGATCTAAATATTATTTTCCCAAATAATATTAAAATAATAAAAATAATAATATTCTTAATTTTTAAATATTATATAAAAACCAAGAAACATTCATCCTGAAATATCCAGAATACCATCCGATTTGAGATTTATACAATCTCCAAATGGCGAATTTCAATTTGTTACGGCAGACATTCAAAGAACTTATTTAAATTAATTTTTTTTTGATTGCTTTCCAAATTGCTTGTGAGGCAAAAAGCATTTGTCTCTTTCGACGATGTAAAATTGCGATGTATGTGTGCAGCTTATTTGCATAGATAAAATTATT encodes:
- a CDS encoding reverse transcriptase family protein, with protein sequence MKPTKEQIDSIKTKFSAMQTTEDLLDLLNFSKSIIYGEKVIPFKLKDITFYCNPKRTIDHKWKFFHQYQEFTIAKKSGGTRTIYAPKKGLKAVQRSIAFVFQCIFEPHKSTMGFTKERSIVHNAQLHINSYYVLNIDLKDFFPSVDQARVWKCLQQAPFNLNQATSKVFETFAIDEFKIKYPEQSKKIHPNKKFVISDIDSNYFKATNRIPKAARLELANMLAAICCTEMEVESILADGSVEKIKKNVLPQGAPTSPILSNVVCQKLDLRLAGVAKRFGLLYSRYADDITFSSLHNVFQVDSEFKKELYRIILDQGFRINEKKTRLQKDGYKKEVTGLLVHGQVNVQKSFIKDLRMWLNLWERYGYEKANNIFLNENGPLLNTTAKIKKAELRNTLEGKLNYLSMVKGLNNITYVKLNNRFRTLKPTIKIHTEDRSAHIEKTLELLLNNGINDAMAFYQPQ